A genome region from Conger conger chromosome 16, fConCon1.1, whole genome shotgun sequence includes the following:
- the zc3h7a gene encoding zinc finger CCCH domain-containing protein 7A isoform X2 yields the protein MTTVFQDRSSRWADIQKGLQFIQSTLPFPGTQEQYEVFIRELVWKLFGEGNDIYNEGEWARSVELYTEGLSIADYADSEDISISSSMLEKLYANRAAAYLNIGLHDQALGDCDKALQRNEGNHRALYRKARSLKELERHKEAYEAVAECSLAVPQDPSVIKLTQELAKMLGLKIRKAYVRSKFSQGSESVEDIETVLQHAQEIGGAPAGPGPAPNTFAGEKAECESAPVSAMSSVSPIEAHDPEKPPAAPPIAPPLTAPVATPPLVNGARANESYPVPESRLDYDTDIIGDDLDELLDRAGPAEPPMVIPTMKGPVPLPTSLPSIPSIPSSNSSVLHMPSLHGNHSFVPVPAVNLPPLYHQTGYSPLGLDSYSSPLDSLDSLSISESQTAYGQPCFLPVGVNDSALGPPVGMGFSVSEGVDLSKNPLADTHEFKQACISCFIKSGPGVLDYSLYAEDHKCKKDILLGRIKLSEDRHWKPIRPRPTNQYVGPYYICKDVAAGDVCRYQGHCTFAYCQEEIDVWTLERKGFICRDLLFDPFGANGKVNLTVPKILQDNRGTFDFLCGVCFDHKPRIISNKNKDNPALCSHSVSKHSFEDSKCLVHILREPKFCYSKIRAYVPLQCQLDLCRHEVRYGCVREDACFFAHSLIELKVWMMQHDLGITHESIVLESRKYRTAEVSSQCIEQAPSAIKKFGPPNLKIQFVCGQCWRNGQVSEPDKNKKYCNAKARHAWSKDRRVVLVSSVERKKWTTIRPLPTKKPIPSQFEICLHVAAGKKCQYIGNCSFAHSPEERDMWTYMKDNNIPDMEHLYEQWLQSQKPGWSEETSNGSSRENGKQIHMPTDYAEEVAGNHCWLCGKNCNSDKQWQQHITSEKHKEKVFNSEDDQNCWQYRFPTGTFRVCERFLIGTCLEEESCKLAHGSEELREWNDRREFLLMKLAKAKKDHLIAPNDNDFGKYSFLLKDVN from the exons ATGACTACTGTATTTCAGGACCGAAGCAGCCGCTGGGCGGACATACAGAAAGGACTGCAGTTCATACA GTCAACATTACCCTTTCCTGGAACGCAGGAACAGTATGAG GTGTTCATTCGGGAGCTGGTGTGGAAGCTGTTTGGTGAGGGAAATGACATTTATAACGAGGGCGAATGGGCACGCTCGGTGGAGCTCTACACCGAGGGCCTGAGCATCGCTGATTACGCCGATTCAGAGGACATCAGCATCTCCAGCTCGATGTTGGAAAAGCTGTACGCGAACCGTGCGGCCGCCTACTTAAACATT ggtcTCCACGACCAAGCCCTGGGGGACTGCGATAAGGCCCTCCAGCGGAACGAGGGGAACCACCGAGCCCTCTACCGCAAGGCCCGGTCCctgaaggagctggagaggCACAAGGAGGCGTACGAGGCTGTGGCCGAGTGCTCCTTAGCCGTGCCGCAG GATCCAAGTGTCATAAAACTGACACAGGAGTTGGCAAAAATGTTGGGCCTAAAAATACGTAAAGCGTATGTACGGAGTAAG TTTTCTCAAGGGTCCGAGTCCGTGGAGGACATTGAAACGG TCCTGCAGCACGCGCAGGAGATAGGCGGAGCCCCGGcaggccccggccccgcccccaacACCTTCGCCGGCGAGAAGGCGGAGTGCGAGTCGGCGCCCGTCAGCGCCATGTCCTCGGTCTCGCCCATCGAGGCCCACGACCCCGAGAAGCCCCCCGCGGCCCCGCCCATCGCCCCGCCCCTGACCGCGCCCGTGGCCACGCCCCCGCTGGTGAACGGGGCCAGGGCTAACGAGTCGTACCCCGTCCCCGAGTCCCGGCTGGACTACGACACCGACATCATCGGAGACGACCTGGACGAGCTGCTGGACCGGGCGGGGCCGGCGGAGCCTCCCATG GTTATTCCCACCATGAAGGGACCTGTCCCACTGCCCACCAGTCTTCCCAGTATTCCCAGTATTCCCAGCAGTAACTCCAGTGTCCTGCATATGCCCTCTCTCCATGGCAACCATTCATTTGTACCTGTTCCCGCTGTCAATTTGCCCCCCCTTTATCACCAAACGGGGTACTCTCCGCTTGGGCTGGACTCTTACAGCTCGCCCCTGGATTCGCTGGATAGTCTGTCCATATCCGAATCTCAGACAG CGTACGGACAGCCTTGCTTTCTACCA GTTGGTGTTAATGATTCAGCTCTGGGCCCACCTGTCGGGATGGGCTTCAGTGTATCTGAGGGAGTGGATCTGTCCAAAAACCCTCTGGCTGATACACATGAATTTAAACAGGCCTGTATCTCCTGCTTCATTAAAAGCG GGCCCGGAGTGTTGGATTATAGTTTATATGCTGAGGATCACAAATGTAAGAAGGACATTCTGCTGGGCCGAATCAAGCTCTCGGAGGACCGGCACTGGAAACCAATACGGCCAAGGCCAACTAACCAATACGTTGGGCCCTATTACATCTGTAAAG ATGTGGCAGCGGGCGACGTGTGTCGGTACCAGGGCCACTGCACATTTGCTTACTGCCAGGAGGAGATTGACGTTTGGACTCTGGAGCGAAAAGGCTTCATCTGCAGAGACCTGCTGTTCGACCCGTTCGGCGCCAATGGAAAGGTCAACCTGACCGTCCCCAAGATCTTACAAGACAATCGTGGGACATTTGATTTCCTGTGTGGG GTGTGCTTCGACCACAAACCCAGGATCATCAGTAATAAGAATAAGGACAACCCCGCCCTGTGCTCCCACTCCGTCTCAAAGCACAGCTTCGAAGACTCCAA gtgccTGGTCCACATCCTGCGTGAGCCCAAGTTCTGCTACTCCAAGATCCGGGCCTACGTGCCCCTGCAGTGCCAGCTGGACCTGTGTCGGCACGAGGTGCGGTACGGCTGCGTGCGAGAGGACGCCTGCTTCTTCGCCCACAGCCTCATCGAACTCAAAGTGTGGATGATGCAGCACGACCTGG GTATTACGCACGAAAGCATCGTTCTGGAGTCGAGAAAGTACAGAACCGCTGAAGTCTCTTCGCAATGCATCGAG CAAGCCCCAAGTGCCATTAAGAAGTTCGGACCCCCGAACCTGAAGATTCAGTTTGTGTGCGGACAGTGCTGGCGCAATGGGCAGGTCAGCGAACCGGACAAGAACAAGAAGTACTGCAACGCCAAAGCACGGCATGC GTGGTCTAAAGACAGGAGAGTCGTGTTGGTCAGCTCGGTGGAGCGCAAGAAGTGGACCACAATCCGCCCGCTTCCCACCAAGAAACCAATACCTTCTCAGTTTGAG ATCTGCTTGCATGTGGCCGCTGGTAAGAAGTGCCAGTATATCGGAAACTGCAGCTTTGCACACAGTCCCGAGGAGAGGGATATGTGGACATACATGAAGGACAACAACA TTCCTGACATGGAGCACTTGTACGAGCAGTGGCTGCAGTCCCAGAAGCCCGGCTGGAGTGAGGAGACCTCCAACGGTTCCTCCAGGGAGAACGGGAAGCAGATCCACATGCCTACGGACTACGCAGAGGAAGTG GCGGGAAACcactgctggctgtgtgggAAGAACTGCAACAGCGACaagcagtggcagcagcacaTCACCTCCGAGAAGCACAAGGAGAAAGTGTTCAACTCTGAGGATGACCAAAACTGCTGGCAGTACCGCTTCCCCACCGGCACCTTCAGAGTCTGTGAAAG GTTCCTGATTGGCACTTGCCTGGAGGAGGAGAGCTGCAAACTGGCCCACGGCAGCGAGGAGCTACGCGAGTGGAACGACAGGCGGGAGTTCCTGCTGATGAAACTCGCCAAAGCCAAGAAAGACCATCTCATAGCGCCAAACGACAATGACTTTGGGAAATACAGCTTTCTTCTCAAAGACGTGAACTAA
- the zc3h7a gene encoding zinc finger CCCH domain-containing protein 7A isoform X1 — translation MTTVFQDRSSRWADIQKGLQFIQSTLPFPGTQEQYEVFIRELVWKLFGEGNDIYNEGEWARSVELYTEGLSIADYADSEDISISSSMLEKLYANRAAAYLNIGLHDQALGDCDKALQRNEGNHRALYRKARSLKELERHKEAYEAVAECSLAVPQDPSVIKLTQELAKMLGLKIRKAYVRSKPALNVLQGSGSSGVNSDKFSQGSESVEDIETVLQHAQEIGGAPAGPGPAPNTFAGEKAECESAPVSAMSSVSPIEAHDPEKPPAAPPIAPPLTAPVATPPLVNGARANESYPVPESRLDYDTDIIGDDLDELLDRAGPAEPPMVIPTMKGPVPLPTSLPSIPSIPSSNSSVLHMPSLHGNHSFVPVPAVNLPPLYHQTGYSPLGLDSYSSPLDSLDSLSISESQTAYGQPCFLPVGVNDSALGPPVGMGFSVSEGVDLSKNPLADTHEFKQACISCFIKSGPGVLDYSLYAEDHKCKKDILLGRIKLSEDRHWKPIRPRPTNQYVGPYYICKDVAAGDVCRYQGHCTFAYCQEEIDVWTLERKGFICRDLLFDPFGANGKVNLTVPKILQDNRGTFDFLCGVCFDHKPRIISNKNKDNPALCSHSVSKHSFEDSKCLVHILREPKFCYSKIRAYVPLQCQLDLCRHEVRYGCVREDACFFAHSLIELKVWMMQHDLGITHESIVLESRKYRTAEVSSQCIEQAPSAIKKFGPPNLKIQFVCGQCWRNGQVSEPDKNKKYCNAKARHAWSKDRRVVLVSSVERKKWTTIRPLPTKKPIPSQFEICLHVAAGKKCQYIGNCSFAHSPEERDMWTYMKDNNIPDMEHLYEQWLQSQKPGWSEETSNGSSRENGKQIHMPTDYAEEVAGNHCWLCGKNCNSDKQWQQHITSEKHKEKVFNSEDDQNCWQYRFPTGTFRVCERFLIGTCLEEESCKLAHGSEELREWNDRREFLLMKLAKAKKDHLIAPNDNDFGKYSFLLKDVN, via the exons ATGACTACTGTATTTCAGGACCGAAGCAGCCGCTGGGCGGACATACAGAAAGGACTGCAGTTCATACA GTCAACATTACCCTTTCCTGGAACGCAGGAACAGTATGAG GTGTTCATTCGGGAGCTGGTGTGGAAGCTGTTTGGTGAGGGAAATGACATTTATAACGAGGGCGAATGGGCACGCTCGGTGGAGCTCTACACCGAGGGCCTGAGCATCGCTGATTACGCCGATTCAGAGGACATCAGCATCTCCAGCTCGATGTTGGAAAAGCTGTACGCGAACCGTGCGGCCGCCTACTTAAACATT ggtcTCCACGACCAAGCCCTGGGGGACTGCGATAAGGCCCTCCAGCGGAACGAGGGGAACCACCGAGCCCTCTACCGCAAGGCCCGGTCCctgaaggagctggagaggCACAAGGAGGCGTACGAGGCTGTGGCCGAGTGCTCCTTAGCCGTGCCGCAG GATCCAAGTGTCATAAAACTGACACAGGAGTTGGCAAAAATGTTGGGCCTAAAAATACGTAAAGCGTATGTACGGAGTAAG CCTGCATTAAATGTACTGCAAGGGTCCGGCAGCTCTGGGGTGAACAGCGATAAG TTTTCTCAAGGGTCCGAGTCCGTGGAGGACATTGAAACGG TCCTGCAGCACGCGCAGGAGATAGGCGGAGCCCCGGcaggccccggccccgcccccaacACCTTCGCCGGCGAGAAGGCGGAGTGCGAGTCGGCGCCCGTCAGCGCCATGTCCTCGGTCTCGCCCATCGAGGCCCACGACCCCGAGAAGCCCCCCGCGGCCCCGCCCATCGCCCCGCCCCTGACCGCGCCCGTGGCCACGCCCCCGCTGGTGAACGGGGCCAGGGCTAACGAGTCGTACCCCGTCCCCGAGTCCCGGCTGGACTACGACACCGACATCATCGGAGACGACCTGGACGAGCTGCTGGACCGGGCGGGGCCGGCGGAGCCTCCCATG GTTATTCCCACCATGAAGGGACCTGTCCCACTGCCCACCAGTCTTCCCAGTATTCCCAGTATTCCCAGCAGTAACTCCAGTGTCCTGCATATGCCCTCTCTCCATGGCAACCATTCATTTGTACCTGTTCCCGCTGTCAATTTGCCCCCCCTTTATCACCAAACGGGGTACTCTCCGCTTGGGCTGGACTCTTACAGCTCGCCCCTGGATTCGCTGGATAGTCTGTCCATATCCGAATCTCAGACAG CGTACGGACAGCCTTGCTTTCTACCA GTTGGTGTTAATGATTCAGCTCTGGGCCCACCTGTCGGGATGGGCTTCAGTGTATCTGAGGGAGTGGATCTGTCCAAAAACCCTCTGGCTGATACACATGAATTTAAACAGGCCTGTATCTCCTGCTTCATTAAAAGCG GGCCCGGAGTGTTGGATTATAGTTTATATGCTGAGGATCACAAATGTAAGAAGGACATTCTGCTGGGCCGAATCAAGCTCTCGGAGGACCGGCACTGGAAACCAATACGGCCAAGGCCAACTAACCAATACGTTGGGCCCTATTACATCTGTAAAG ATGTGGCAGCGGGCGACGTGTGTCGGTACCAGGGCCACTGCACATTTGCTTACTGCCAGGAGGAGATTGACGTTTGGACTCTGGAGCGAAAAGGCTTCATCTGCAGAGACCTGCTGTTCGACCCGTTCGGCGCCAATGGAAAGGTCAACCTGACCGTCCCCAAGATCTTACAAGACAATCGTGGGACATTTGATTTCCTGTGTGGG GTGTGCTTCGACCACAAACCCAGGATCATCAGTAATAAGAATAAGGACAACCCCGCCCTGTGCTCCCACTCCGTCTCAAAGCACAGCTTCGAAGACTCCAA gtgccTGGTCCACATCCTGCGTGAGCCCAAGTTCTGCTACTCCAAGATCCGGGCCTACGTGCCCCTGCAGTGCCAGCTGGACCTGTGTCGGCACGAGGTGCGGTACGGCTGCGTGCGAGAGGACGCCTGCTTCTTCGCCCACAGCCTCATCGAACTCAAAGTGTGGATGATGCAGCACGACCTGG GTATTACGCACGAAAGCATCGTTCTGGAGTCGAGAAAGTACAGAACCGCTGAAGTCTCTTCGCAATGCATCGAG CAAGCCCCAAGTGCCATTAAGAAGTTCGGACCCCCGAACCTGAAGATTCAGTTTGTGTGCGGACAGTGCTGGCGCAATGGGCAGGTCAGCGAACCGGACAAGAACAAGAAGTACTGCAACGCCAAAGCACGGCATGC GTGGTCTAAAGACAGGAGAGTCGTGTTGGTCAGCTCGGTGGAGCGCAAGAAGTGGACCACAATCCGCCCGCTTCCCACCAAGAAACCAATACCTTCTCAGTTTGAG ATCTGCTTGCATGTGGCCGCTGGTAAGAAGTGCCAGTATATCGGAAACTGCAGCTTTGCACACAGTCCCGAGGAGAGGGATATGTGGACATACATGAAGGACAACAACA TTCCTGACATGGAGCACTTGTACGAGCAGTGGCTGCAGTCCCAGAAGCCCGGCTGGAGTGAGGAGACCTCCAACGGTTCCTCCAGGGAGAACGGGAAGCAGATCCACATGCCTACGGACTACGCAGAGGAAGTG GCGGGAAACcactgctggctgtgtgggAAGAACTGCAACAGCGACaagcagtggcagcagcacaTCACCTCCGAGAAGCACAAGGAGAAAGTGTTCAACTCTGAGGATGACCAAAACTGCTGGCAGTACCGCTTCCCCACCGGCACCTTCAGAGTCTGTGAAAG GTTCCTGATTGGCACTTGCCTGGAGGAGGAGAGCTGCAAACTGGCCCACGGCAGCGAGGAGCTACGCGAGTGGAACGACAGGCGGGAGTTCCTGCTGATGAAACTCGCCAAAGCCAAGAAAGACCATCTCATAGCGCCAAACGACAATGACTTTGGGAAATACAGCTTTCTTCTCAAAGACGTGAACTAA